From the Micromonospora echinospora genome, the window ATGAGTGAGGTCGGGGTACACCGGCCGGTGCTGGCCAAGGTCGAGAAGCCCGAGGCGGTCGACCACCTCGAGGCGATCGTGCTGGCCTTCGACGGTGTCATGGTCGCCCGGGGCGACCTCGGCGTCGAGCTGCCGCTGGACCAGGTTCCGCTGGTGCAGAAGCGTGCGGTGCAGCTCTGCCGGGAGAACGCCAAGCCGGTCATCGTGGCCACCCAGATGCTCGACTCGATGATCGAGAACTCCCGGCCGACCCGGGCCGAGGCCTCCGACGTCGCCAACGCCGTGCTCGACGGCGCGGACGCGGTGATGCTCTCCGGCGAGACCAGCGTCGGCAAGTACCCGGTACTGACCGTCAGCACCATGGCGAAGATCGTCACCACCACCGAGGCCGGCTCGTTCGCCGTGCCCCGCCTCCAGCACGACCCCCGTACCCACGGCGGCGCGCTGACCTCGGCGGCGTCGTCGATCGCCCGGGCCATCGGCGCGAAGGCGCTGGTCGCGTTCTCGCAGACCGGTGACACCGTGAAGCGCCTCTCCCGGCTGCACTGCGACCTGCCGCTGCTGGCGTTCACCCCGGTCCCCGAGGTCTACCGGCAGCTCGCCCTCTCCTGGGGCGTGCAGACCTTCCTGATGCCGTTCGTGGAGCACACCGACGACATGTTCCGCCAGGTCGACCAGGCGCTGCTCGGCCTCAACCGGGCCAACCCGGGCGACTACGTAGTGATCGTCGCCGGCAGCCCGCCCGGCACCCCCGGTTCCACCAACACCCTGCGGGTGCACCAGCTCGGCTCGCTCGTGGACGCGGCCTCGGCGCGGGCCCTGCAGTGACCGACGTCCTGACCGGCCAGGCCGCCGTCGACCAGCTGCTGGAGGTCCTCGACCTCGCGCCGACCGGCGCGACGACCTTCCGGGGGATCAGCCCCCCGGTCGGTCCGCAGCGGGTGTACGGCGGCCAGGTCGCCGGTCAGGCTCTGGTGGCCGCCGGCCGTACGGTCGACCCGGAGCGGTTCGTGCACTCGTTGCACGGATACTTCGTCCGCCCCGGTGACCCGAGCGAGCCGATCGACTACGAGGTGGAGAACGTCCGGGACGGGCGTTCCTTCTCGGTCCGCCGGTCGGTGGCCTACCAGCACGAGAAGCCGATCTTCTTCATGTCGGCCTCGTTCCAGCGCTACGAGGAGGGGCTGGACCACCAGGCCCCCACCCCGCCGGACGTGCCCGGCCCGGACGGCGTCCCCACCATGACCGACCGGCTCGCCCGCTACCCCGAGCGGCTCGGCATCTGGGCGATGATCCCCCGTCCGATCGACGTGCGCTACGTCGGCGAGCCCGGCTGGGTGCGCCCCGGCGACCGTCCTGCGGACCCGCACCAGCGGGTCTGGATGCGTATCGACGGCAAGCTCCCCGACGACCCGTTGCTGCACGCCTGCGCCCTGACGTACGCCTCCGACCTGACCCTGCTCGACTCGGTGCTGTCGGTGCACGGTGAGGTCTGGGGGCCCGGCGGCGTGGTCGGGGCCAGCCTCGACCACGCGCTCTGGTTCCACCGCCCATTCCGGGCCGACGAGTGGTTCCTCTACGACTGCTGGAGCCCGTCGGCCTCCGGCGGCCGGGGACTGGCCACCGGTCGGATGTTCACCACCGACGGCCGGCACATCGCCAGCGCGGTGCAGGAGGGACTGCTGCGCCGGGTGGAGGGATGACGCGCCGGGGCGACCGGCCAGCCGTTCCGACTGGCCGGTAACCTGTCCGACATGCGTCTCTCCGCCCGGGTCGACTACGCGTTGCGCGCGACCGCCGAACTCGCGTCGGTCGCCGGTGACGGACCCGGACGGACCCGCCCGGTCACCGCCGAGCAGATCGCCCGGGCGCAGGACATCCCGCCGAAGTTCCTGGAGAGCATCCTGCTGCAACTGCGCCGGGGCGGCGTCGTGCACGCCCAGCGTGGCCCGGAGGGCGGCTACTGGCTGGCCCGGCCGGCGGCCGAGATCTCCCTCGCCGAGGTGATCCGGGTGATCGACGGCCCGCTGGCGCACGTCCGGGGGCAGCGCCCGGAGCAGGTCGGGTACCACGGGGCGGCGCGGTCGTTGCAGGAGGTGTGGATCGCCCTGCGCGCCAGCGAGCGGGAGATCCTCGAACTGGTCACCATCGCCGACGTGGCCACCGGGACCCTGCCCGAGCGGATCAACCAGCTCGCCGCCGACCCCAGAGCCTGGAGCTGACCCGCGCCCCGCGCCGTCACCGCCCCGCGCCCTCACCGCCCCGCGCCCTCACCGCGCCGGAGTCTCCTCGGCGAGCAGACTGTCCGCCGTGGCACGGAGCAGTTCCCAGGCCTCGTCGACGTGCTCCTCGCGGGTCTGCGGGGAGCCGACCGCCAGGCGTAGCGTGTACCGGCCCCCGACCCGGGTGTGCGTCAGGTACACCCGGCCGGTGGCGTTGACCCGCTCCAGCAGCGCGGCGTTCGGCTCGTCCGCGCCCCGGAGCCGGAAGCAGACCAGCGAGAACGGGTGCGGCGCAGTCAGCTCGAACCGGTCGTCGGCGCGGACCCGGTCGGCGAAGCGGGCGGCCAACGCCACCCCGGAGCGGATGTGCGCCCGCAGTCCCTCGACGCCGTACCAGCGGAGCACGAACCAGAGCTTCAACGCCCGGAACCGGCGGCCCAGCGGCACCTGCCAGTCCCGGTAGTCGATCACCGCCCCGGACTCGGTGGCGGCGTTGCGCAGGTACTCCGGCAGCACGGTCAGCGCCTCGACCAGTTCCGCCGCGTCGGCCACCCAGAACGCGTCACAGTCGAAGCCGGTGAGCAGCCACTTGTGCGGGTCGAAACAGTACGAGTCGGCGTACTCCAGGCCCGCGTGCGACCAGCGCAGCTCCGGGCAGACCGCCGCCGCGCCCGCGTACGCCGCGTCGACGTGCAGCCAGACGCCGTACTCGGCGCAGATCGCGCCGATCTCCGGCAGCGGGTCGACGGCGGCGGTGGAGGTGGTCCCGATCGTCGCCACCACGATCGCCGGCACCGCACCGGCGGCCAGGTCGGCCTCGAACGCCGCGCGCAACGCCTCCGGGCGCATGGCCTGAGTCTCCGGGTCCGCCTCGATCGGACGCACCCCCTCGTCGCCCAGACCGGCGATCCGGGCCGCCTTCTCGATGGAGGAGTGCCCCTGGGTGGAGGTGTACGCGCGGTAGCGGCGGTCGACGCCGACGGCCCGCCACCGGCCCCGGCCGGCCCGGTGCAGCGCCGCCAGGGTGGCGACCAGGGTCGCCGACGAGGCCGAGTCCTGGATCACCCCGCCGCCCGGACCGGACGAGTGGAACCGCTCCGGCAGGCCGAGCAGCCCGGCCAGCCAGTCGAGCATCCGCGTCTCCAGCTCGGTGCAGGCCGGTCCGGTGGCCCAGAGCATGCCCTGCACGCCGAGCCCCGAGCTGACCAGGTCGCCCAGCACGCTCGGGCCGCTGGTGTTCGCGGGGAAGTACGCGAAGAACCCGGGATGCTGCCAGTGGGTGAGGTTCGGGGCGACCACCGTGTCGAGGTCGGCGAGCACCGCCTCGATCGGCTCCCCGACGGTCGGCGGACCGGCGGGCAGCGCGGCGGTGACCGTCCCCGGAGGGTCCTGCGAGGTCACCGGGCGCGCGTCGAGCGTCGACCAGTAGTCGGCGATCCAGTCCACCACCGCGTGACCGGCGCGGCGGAACTCCTCGGGATCCATGTGAGCTGCCACGCGACGAGTCGACCAACAATCCGTACGCCAGGCAAGGGTGTGTGACCTGTCCCAACGGCAGGCACCGGGCCACAGCCGCGGAATCCGCACAGCTGCGGCCCGGTGCACCACACCGCAGCACCCCCGACCCGTCCCGACCGGGGATGCCCTACCACCACCGGAACCAACGTTAGGCGACCCCCGCCACCCGTGGGTGAAGCCGGTGTGAAGATCGTGTTTCGGGCATCTTGCCCCGCCCGGCCGGCGGGTGTTGTGCCGCACGACCGGGTCTTCTATCGTCCATCGTGCGTGGGGCCTTTCCTCCCGGCCGGTGCTGTCCCGGCCGGACCCGCAGCGCGGCGAGCGACCGTCGACCGGGCAAGGCGACGGTGCCTTCGCCGTGCGCCCGACCTCCCCGAGAGGCCCGCATGCGTACCCGAACCACCCGCACCGCCCTGCTCGCCGCCACCGCCGCCGGCACTCTCGCCGCCGGACTCCTGACCACCGTGGTCGCCTCGGCCGCCGCCGTCGGCTGCCGGGTCGACTACCGCGTGACCAACCAGTGGGGTGGCGGCTTCGGGGCCGACGTCGCCGTCACCAACCTCGGCGACCCGGTCACCGGCTGGACCCTCACCTGGTCCTTCACCGCCGGCCAACAGGTCGACCAGGCGTGGAACGCCACCGTCACCCAGTCCGCCGACCGGGTCACCGCCCGCGACGTCGGCTACAACGCCGTGATCGGCACCGGCGGCACCGCCACCTTCGGCTTCAACGCCTCGTGGAACGGCACCACCAACCCGGTCCCGGCGAGTTTCGCGCTCAACGGCACGACCTGCACCGGCGCGACTCCCACCACCCCACCCGGGACCACACCCCCACCGACCACGCCCCCACCGACCACGCCCCCGCCGACCACACCCCCGCCCACGACACCGCCGCCCACCACGCCGCCGGCCGGGGCCAAGCAGGTCGAGGACCTCGACCGGGGGTTGATCAGCGTCCGATCCGGCACCGGGAACCTCGTCTCCTGGCGGCTGCTCGGCACCGAGACCTCCGGGGTGTCGTTCAACCTCTACCGGGGCACCACGAAGGTGAACGGCACGCCGATCACGGGCGCGACCAACCACCTCGACAGCGGGGCCGCCGCCGGTGCCGCGTACACCGTGCGGGCCGTGGTGGACGGCGTCGAGCAGCCGCCGTCCGCGCCCGCGCTCCAGTTCGCGGGCGGTCACCTCGACGTGCCGATCCAGCCCCCGTCCGGCGGCACCACCCCCAGCGGCGAGGCCTACACGTACGCCGCGAACGACGCCTCCGTCGGTGACCTCGACGGCGACGGCCGCTACGAGATCGTGCTCAAGTGGGACCCGTCCAACGCCAAGGACAACTCGCAGAGCGGCTACACCGGCAACGTGTTCGTCGACGCGTACACCCTCACCGGCACCCGGCTGTGGCGGATCGACCTCGGCCGCAACATCCGCGCCGGCGCGCACTACACCCAGTTCCAGGTGTACGACTACGACGGCGACGGGGACGCCGAGGTGGCCATGAAGACCGCCGACGGCACCCGCTCCGGCACCGGCCAGGTCGTCGGGTCCTCCTCCGTCGACCACCGCAACTCCAGCGGCTACGTCCTCGCCGGCCCCGAGTACCTCACCATGTTCGACGGCCGCACCGGCGCGATCGCCTCCACCGTCAACTACGACCCGCCGCGCGGGAACGTCGCCTCCTGGGGCGACAACTACGGCAACCGGGTCGACCGGTTCCTCGCCGGCACCGCCTACCTCGACGGCCAGCGTCCCTCGCTGATCATGGCGCGGGGCTACTACACCCGGGCGGTCATCGCCGCCTGGGACTTCCGCGACGGCACCCTCACCAAGCGGTGGACGTTCGACTCCAACACCTCCGGCAACGGCGCCGCGTACGGCCAGGGCAACCACAACCTCTCCGTCGCCGACGTGGACGCCGACGGCCGGCAGGAGATCGTCTACGGCGCGGCCACCATCGACGACAACGGCCGGCTGCTCCACTCCACCGGCAACGGCCACGGCGACGCCCTGCACGTCGGTGACCTCGACCCGGCCCGCGCCGGCCTGGAGGTCTTCAAGGTCGACGAGGACGGCAGCAAGCCCAGCTCGTACTTCGCCGACGCCCGTACCGGGCAGATCATCTGGTCCACGCCGGCGTCCGGCGACAACGGCCGGGGCGTCTCCGGCGACATCTGGGCCGGCAGCCCCGGAGCCGAGTCCTGGTCGTCCGCCGCCAGCGGGATCGCCAACACCCGGGGGCAGAACGTCGGCCGCAAACCGTCCTCGGCGAACTTCCTCGCCTGGTGGGACGGCGACCCGGTCCGGGAACTCCTCGACGCCACCCGGATCGACAAGTACGGCACCGGCGGCGACACCCGGTTGCTCACCGGCAGCGGCGTCGCCGCCAACAACGGCACCAAGTCCACCCCGGCACTGTCCGGCGACATCCTCGGCGACTGGCGCGAGGAGGTCATCTGGCGAACCAGCGACAACACCGCGCTGCGCATCTACAGCACCCCGACGCCGACCGCCACCCGGATCCACACCCTGATGCACGACCCGCAGTACCGCACCGCCGTCGCCTGGCAGAACACCGCCTACAACCAGCCGCCGCACCCGAGCTTCTTCATCGGTGACGGCATGCCCAACCCGCCCACCCCGAACATCTACCCGCGCTGACCCCGCCGACCGCCCTCCCGGTGTCCGCGTGCGCAACGCCGGACACCGGGGGAGCGGTGGGGTGAACGGTGGCGCACCAGGTCTGGTGCCGCCCGTTCACCAACGGCACCCGCCCCGAGCTCCCGGCGGGCCCGTCGGTCAGTCCGCGCGCCGCAGCCCGCCGGCCACCCGCTCCGCGACCAGCTCGAACGACCGCACCCGGTCCGCCACGTCGTACACCAGGGTGGTCAACATCAGCTCGTCGGCGCGGGTCCGCTCCAACAGCTCGCCGAGCTGCCGGCGGACCGTCTCCGGCGAGCCCATCGCCTGGCCGTCCCCGCGCTGCGCCACGAACTCCCGCTCCATCTCGGTGTACGGGTACGCCGCCGCCTCGTCCGGGCTGACCAGGGGTTCCGGCTTCCCGGAGCGCAACTTCAGGAACGACAGCGCGGCCGGGGCGGCCAGCCACCGTGCCCGCTCGTCGGTCTCCGCACAGACGGTGTTCACCGCCACCATCGCGTACGGCCGGTCCAGCCACTGCGACGGCCGGAAGCTGCGTCGGTACAACGCCAGGGCCGGCTCGGTGTTCGCCGCGCTGAAGTGGTGCGCGAACGAGAACGGCAACCCGAGCGCCCCGGCCAGCTGCGCGCTGAACCCGCTCGACCCCAGCAGCCAGATCGCCGGCTGCTCACCCCGCCCCGGGGTCGCCACGATCGGCCCCGACCGCTCCCCGCTGAAGTAGTTCATCAGGTCGGCCAGCTCCCGGGGGAACCCCTCCGCCGACAGGCCCTCCATGGTCCGCCGCAACGCCAGCGCGGTCAGCTGGTCGGTGCCCGGGGCCCGGCCGATGCCCAGGTCGATGCGGCCCGGATGCAGCGCCTCCAGGGTGCCGAACTGCTCGGCCACCACCAGCGGCGCGTGGTTGGGCAGCATCACCCCGCCCGAGCCCAGCCGGATCGTCGAGGTGTGTGCCGCCAGGTGCGCGATCAGCACCGCCGGCGCCGAACTCGCGATCGCCGGCATGTTGTGGTGCTCGGCCACCCAGAACCGGCGGTAACCCAGTTCCTCGGTGCGCCGGGCCAACTCGGTGGTGTGTCGCAGCGCCGCCCCCGAGGAGGTCCCCGCCGCGACCGGAGCAAGATCAAGAACAGACAACGGTACGTCGATCACACGCCTCACCAACCCGGTTCGCTCCCGCCTTGTTCCTGCAAGGGCACCCTGTTACCGCAATTTGATGAGCAGGGGTCCCCTGCTACCACCTCAGCCCAGCCCGCGCACCTGTTCGAAGATCAGGCTCGTGTGGGCGTGCTGCACCGCCGGGTCCACCGCCAGGTGGTCCAGCACGAAGTCCCGCAACGCGTCCCCCGACGCCGCCCGCACGTGCAGCACGTAGTCGTCCACCCCGGCCACGTGGAACACCGACACCACCCCCGGCAGCCGCACCGAGCGGGCCCGGAACGCGTCCACCGCCGCCCGCTCGTGCGCGGTCAACCGCACCGACACCAGGGCCTGCAACGGCAGCCCCACCGCCGCCGGGTCCACGTCCGCGTGGAACCCCCGGATCGCCCCGCACTCCCGCAACGCCCGGACCCGGCTCAGGCATGTCGACGGCGCCACCCCCACCCGTTCGGCGAGCGCGTTGTTCGGAATCCGTCCGTCCCCGGCCAGGACGGCGAGGATCGCCCGGTCGGTGTCGTCGAGGGCGGCGAAGCGCCGTACATCATTCGGTGCGACTGGCATCCATCCATGATCTACCGAACATCCGTCGACAGACATGCAGCGACACAGAATCTTCTACGGATTCCTTGCCCAGCATCGCCGGGATATTCGAGGCTTGCGCCATGACCGCGCTGGACACCCGGGCCGTGCACGCCGGCCGCGACGACCTCACCGGCCTCGGCGTGCACGTCCCGCCCATCGACCTCTCCACCACCAACCCGCTGCCCTCGGTCGACAGCGGCGGCGACGCCTACCAGGCCCTCGCCACCGGAGAACCCCTCCACCCCGGCGGCACCGCCGTCTACCAGCGCCTCTGGAACCCCACCGTCGCCCGCTTCGAGACCGCCCTCGCCGAACTCGAAGCCACCACCGACGCCGTCGCCTTCGCCAGCGGCATGGCCGCCCTCACCGCCACCCTGCTCGCCGCCACCCGCGACGGGAAACGCCACCTCGTCGCCGTCCGGCCCCTCTACGGCGGAACCGACCACGTGCTCGCCAGCGGCCTGCTCGGCACCGAGGTCACCTGGGCCCGTCCCGACCAGGTCGCCGCCGCCGTCCGCCCGGACACCGCCCTGGTCGTCGTCGAGACCCCCGCCAACCCCACCCTCGACCTCGTCGACATCGCCGCCCTCGCCACCGCCGCCGGCGGTGTCCCGCTGCTGGTCGACAACACCGTCGCCACCCCCGTGCTCCAGCAGCCCGCCCGGCACGGGGCGACCCTCGTCCTGCACAGCGCCACCAAGAGCATCGGCGGGCACGGCGACGTCCTCGCCGGCGTCGTCGCCTGCGACAGCGGCTGGGCGGCGCGAC encodes:
- the pyk gene encoding pyruvate kinase codes for the protein MGVTRRAKIVCTLGPATSSPERIRGLVEAGMNVARLNFSHGSHADHEAVYRLVREAAEASGRPVAVLADLQGPKIRLGRFADGPHEWRTGDSVVITSDEILGTKDRVSCTYRKLPQEVKPGDRLLIDDGRVAVEVTDVTGNDIRCLVTEGGPVSNNKGVSLPNVAVSVPAMSDKDAEDLRFALGLGVDLVALSFVRSAEDIKLVHSIMSEVGVHRPVLAKVEKPEAVDHLEAIVLAFDGVMVARGDLGVELPLDQVPLVQKRAVQLCRENAKPVIVATQMLDSMIENSRPTRAEASDVANAVLDGADAVMLSGETSVGKYPVLTVSTMAKIVTTTEAGSFAVPRLQHDPRTHGGALTSAASSIARAIGAKALVAFSQTGDTVKRLSRLHCDLPLLAFTPVPEVYRQLALSWGVQTFLMPFVEHTDDMFRQVDQALLGLNRANPGDYVVIVAGSPPGTPGSTNTLRVHQLGSLVDAASARALQ
- a CDS encoding acyl-CoA thioesterase — its product is MTDVLTGQAAVDQLLEVLDLAPTGATTFRGISPPVGPQRVYGGQVAGQALVAAGRTVDPERFVHSLHGYFVRPGDPSEPIDYEVENVRDGRSFSVRRSVAYQHEKPIFFMSASFQRYEEGLDHQAPTPPDVPGPDGVPTMTDRLARYPERLGIWAMIPRPIDVRYVGEPGWVRPGDRPADPHQRVWMRIDGKLPDDPLLHACALTYASDLTLLDSVLSVHGEVWGPGGVVGASLDHALWFHRPFRADEWFLYDCWSPSASGGRGLATGRMFTTDGRHIASAVQEGLLRRVEG
- a CDS encoding RrF2 family transcriptional regulator, whose amino-acid sequence is MRLSARVDYALRATAELASVAGDGPGRTRPVTAEQIARAQDIPPKFLESILLQLRRGGVVHAQRGPEGGYWLARPAAEISLAEVIRVIDGPLAHVRGQRPEQVGYHGAARSLQEVWIALRASEREILELVTIADVATGTLPERINQLAADPRAWS
- a CDS encoding pyridoxal-dependent decarboxylase encodes the protein MAAHMDPEEFRRAGHAVVDWIADYWSTLDARPVTSQDPPGTVTAALPAGPPTVGEPIEAVLADLDTVVAPNLTHWQHPGFFAYFPANTSGPSVLGDLVSSGLGVQGMLWATGPACTELETRMLDWLAGLLGLPERFHSSGPGGGVIQDSASSATLVATLAALHRAGRGRWRAVGVDRRYRAYTSTQGHSSIEKAARIAGLGDEGVRPIEADPETQAMRPEALRAAFEADLAAGAVPAIVVATIGTTSTAAVDPLPEIGAICAEYGVWLHVDAAYAGAAAVCPELRWSHAGLEYADSYCFDPHKWLLTGFDCDAFWVADAAELVEALTVLPEYLRNAATESGAVIDYRDWQVPLGRRFRALKLWFVLRWYGVEGLRAHIRSGVALAARFADRVRADDRFELTAPHPFSLVCFRLRGADEPNAALLERVNATGRVYLTHTRVGGRYTLRLAVGSPQTREEHVDEAWELLRATADSLLAEETPAR
- a CDS encoding cellulose binding domain-containing protein, coding for MRTRTTRTALLAATAAGTLAAGLLTTVVASAAAVGCRVDYRVTNQWGGGFGADVAVTNLGDPVTGWTLTWSFTAGQQVDQAWNATVTQSADRVTARDVGYNAVIGTGGTATFGFNASWNGTTNPVPASFALNGTTCTGATPTTPPGTTPPPTTPPPTTPPPTTPPPTTPPPTTPPAGAKQVEDLDRGLISVRSGTGNLVSWRLLGTETSGVSFNLYRGTTKVNGTPITGATNHLDSGAAAGAAYTVRAVVDGVEQPPSAPALQFAGGHLDVPIQPPSGGTTPSGEAYTYAANDASVGDLDGDGRYEIVLKWDPSNAKDNSQSGYTGNVFVDAYTLTGTRLWRIDLGRNIRAGAHYTQFQVYDYDGDGDAEVAMKTADGTRSGTGQVVGSSSVDHRNSSGYVLAGPEYLTMFDGRTGAIASTVNYDPPRGNVASWGDNYGNRVDRFLAGTAYLDGQRPSLIMARGYYTRAVIAAWDFRDGTLTKRWTFDSNTSGNGAAYGQGNHNLSVADVDADGRQEIVYGAATIDDNGRLLHSTGNGHGDALHVGDLDPARAGLEVFKVDEDGSKPSSYFADARTGQIIWSTPASGDNGRGVSGDIWAGSPGAESWSSAASGIANTRGQNVGRKPSSANFLAWWDGDPVRELLDATRIDKYGTGGDTRLLTGSGVAANNGTKSTPALSGDILGDWREEVIWRTSDNTALRIYSTPTPTATRIHTLMHDPQYRTAVAWQNTAYNQPPHPSFFIGDGMPNPPTPNIYPR
- a CDS encoding LLM class flavin-dependent oxidoreductase — translated: MIDVPLSVLDLAPVAAGTSSGAALRHTTELARRTEELGYRRFWVAEHHNMPAIASSAPAVLIAHLAAHTSTIRLGSGGVMLPNHAPLVVAEQFGTLEALHPGRIDLGIGRAPGTDQLTALALRRTMEGLSAEGFPRELADLMNYFSGERSGPIVATPGRGEQPAIWLLGSSGFSAQLAGALGLPFSFAHHFSAANTEPALALYRRSFRPSQWLDRPYAMVAVNTVCAETDERARWLAAPAALSFLKLRSGKPEPLVSPDEAAAYPYTEMEREFVAQRGDGQAMGSPETVRRQLGELLERTRADELMLTTLVYDVADRVRSFELVAERVAGGLRRAD
- a CDS encoding Lrp/AsnC family transcriptional regulator, yielding MPVAPNDVRRFAALDDTDRAILAVLAGDGRIPNNALAERVGVAPSTCLSRVRALRECGAIRGFHADVDPAAVGLPLQALVSVRLTAHERAAVDAFRARSVRLPGVVSVFHVAGVDDYVLHVRAASGDALRDFVLDHLAVDPAVQHAHTSLIFEQVRGLG
- a CDS encoding trans-sulfuration enzyme family protein; its protein translation is MFEACAMTALDTRAVHAGRDDLTGLGVHVPPIDLSTTNPLPSVDSGGDAYQALATGEPLHPGGTAVYQRLWNPTVARFETALAELEATTDAVAFASGMAALTATLLAATRDGKRHLVAVRPLYGGTDHVLASGLLGTEVTWARPDQVAAAVRPDTALVVVETPANPTLDLVDIAALATAAGGVPLLVDNTVATPVLQQPARHGATLVLHSATKSIGGHGDVLAGVVACDSGWAARLRQVRALTGAVLHPLGAYLLHRGLQTLPLRVRAQQAGAEKLAAWLATHPHVTRVHHPSLADPAGLVGRQLRGTGSLLSFEVRGGAPAASAVAAACRLITHAVSLGGVDTLIQHPASLTHRPVDGPAKPPAGLLRLSVGLEDPEDLHADLAHALDSIPAEDSEAAV